acccgggattcgaacccaggacctcagagcgctgccgtaccgcgcatgcagtacaactacgccaccgaggcagtctggaAAATGTAGGAGgacaataaatgtaatatttaatgtcaaTTGGAATATGTTGTGAAAAATTACTATAAACATTAATTGTGATGTTTTCCTCACCTAGGTACACGGTATTGTATTATTCCCGATGATGATAAAATTACGAGAGAGCGTAACGATATGTTTGGTAAGATGCTCTAccaaattttttgaatttatttgagtTGTTCGATGTGCGTATTTTgacttattaatacaaaataacattactgTATTGACAATAGGGAGATAATGGAAcccgaaacaaaatatttaaaaaacctcaataaataagtaattgcaTAAGTGTATAATAccggcgccacacatagcaaaaatatttgaacacttgtttgaattcatgtgtggcacgggtatttgcgtatttgtgcaaagtttgtttaaatgtttgcgtatttgctattcggtatcggtttttcgaccacacatcaaagcgttcaaagtAATCGACttgcttgaaggagaaccgattatatggaaacctaaaagtaacagccataaaaattgaaatttggaaagtgtctgtaactgtgttcaaatgtggGGCAGTCTTTGTTCAAAAATTTGTTTGTAAGTAAGTATGTGGCGCCAGCATgatacaaatgaaattaaaatggtaCCTACCAATTTGACCTATACACAAATTGAGaatgtgaattatttaaaatacatgtattaAGTCTagatacaaaatgcaaaataccgatttttattttacatttgaaatacttttttcgaaatgtatttagtattttatttgaaatacgttATATTATACTCCTCGTATCCTTATGGTTCGTGTGTCGTGACTGAGGCTTGAATCAGTCCCCTTACTCCGTAACGACCTGGGATGGATTACAACACACCCACTTAAAGAGTGGTGgagcgcgtcttcgtggatgaaatagCGTATAACGAACCCGGAGGGGGAGGGCTTTTTTGACACAGTGTGTGGGTTTTACGAAGCAGacatctggcaacactggtttAGCGGCCAATGTCATGTGGATGTTTCTGTTTCTACTCTTTAACgttgttatatttttagcatagttattttactattttttttgtacatgtATGATTTTGTATAACGGGGTTTCTTAATCAATATCAATGTtgatgatatttgtttattatcttctcaaaatgtctGCTCCTAGAGCAGAATTCTACTGATGTTTGCATGAAGTATCAAATGCAATAAATTTGCCTGGTCgatagtatttatttcatattataaaggtTACTACTTAcaaatttatgtaaactaaggaACAATATACATGCACTCGCAGGtttgtatgtgttttattaaaactaaggATACATATTTGTCTGTCAAGTCAATATTATTGCTTTATTGTCactaatttactaataaattactctataaattgtaaatattacgtttatataagtctaaaatatagatttcagtgtgttataattcatttaaatttccaCTTAGGGTAAAAGAATGACTGTTTAAAACTGGAGGCAGTATTGGGTGTTGGTTTGCTTATTGGTTTAGGATGTGAAAAtacttctataattttattcattatccTATTCGGCCATAGCTATTCTACAATTTTTACTGCATGGTTGATGGGGTGGGTCAATAGTAAATGCTAAGTAGAATGTTATACATGTTACatcatatacttttttaaatgtatcaGATACCCTGTAAACAGCAATATCCCAACAAAGGGttgtaaaagaaaaatgaatGTTAATTTGTATTACACCTACAATgaatttgtgatattatttgCTGAGATCTAATTCATGCACTAGGATGGGTGTAAAGAACTGTTGCGTAGAAACATGTAAATCCTGCTCTACAAGAAAGGAGGACAATGGTGTCACATACCACAGATTTCCAAAAAATCTGGCTTTACGTAACACTTGGATGTCAATAACTTGTTGCAAAGATTCAGACTTGCCGAAGTATGTGTGTTCAAGGCATTTCTGTAAGAATGATTTTCAAACATATAAGGACTCTAAGTACATACTGAAGTCAGGTACTGAAGTATTCTTGCTTGTTGGGTTGTTGAATGGTTGTTgcactttattaaattgttgtaGTGTTGCAGCGTAATGTCTGAGTATGCaatgtagttatttttacaattgctaattatgttatttttggaGTCTGTTTATTCCAAATTTCATGGCTATAGTCTATTTTCAAGTTTCAACATAGCAATCTTCCTCACATAGTCTAGGAGTttgatgtttatgttttttttttatcttatttgtgACAACTTGTCACAATtggttattttgtttatattattctgATGCTGTGGCATGAAATCTTGCTATCACTATGCTGCTCAGTATATGGACAGACTTATATCAAAATCATTTGGGAATTGATTTTGTAAttccatatttttaatgatgactttatttttaatcttggACTCTTTggcatttttaacaaaattttcaatattttgtttttctgagATAAGATGACGAATTTCATGTActgctttgtttttttatttcttacattgAATAGGTTTTTCCTTTGCATtctactagttttattttttattcttgttaGTAATGTAGTGTCTTGTGCCAGAAGATTTTCTTTTCTTCAGTTTGTTGAAGCATTAAAATTTGTAGCTGGATTATTTACACattcttacttttttttatactatagcATTTATTTAAGATCTCCTTAACCATTGGGCTGGTTCAACGTATTTccagtatatttatattgcatttaaagcatggactttttaaattttttagtgACACAATAATTTCTTACTGTCATTGATTTTCAGATGCCGTGCCCTCAATTTTTCCTTGGACTATATGTGAGATATCTAATACAATGGAAACTACAGATGgcttattaaaacataatgacTCTGCACCACCAGAGGTAGAAGCTACGTTGAAAGCCTCAGAACTATCTGAAGAGTCTGAAGAAAATTTAGAAGCAATAAGAAAATTCATTGAAGATCAAGACAAAGAATTGCAAgaggaaaataataaagtaaatgttGCCAAGATAGATGAACTTGAAATTGAGagtaacaatattacaaataaagacAAAAGCACTAGTTATGATGTTGCAAATAAAGACAGTAACAGCTGCACCAGTAATGAAACATCAGCCAACGAGAATGAAGGAACCATGGCAGTTGCTTCTAGTGTTATGGATATGATACTAAGTGAATCAGAAGTAAAAATACAGGATAAAAAGGATTTTGCACCATTGCCCAAGTATAACAGCATAAGCTCAGCTGATAAAGGttagttttatcttattttattagtaaatcatAAAGGCCTTAATCATGCTGTCCCAATGCAGGTTGGCATACATCACATattttcgaaattcttatggagaatttcttaggtatgcaggctTTCTCATAATGTTTTCCATcattattaaagtgaataaattaaagaatacAGACATAACTTAAGAAAAGTTAGAGTTGTGTGACCTTGGGTTCCAAACCATTGTCTCGACAGaccgtttcactcccaactaggcacTTGCCACTGTTTTAACTGGATTACAGATTTTTGTAAAAAACGGTGTACATGAACCCTTTTAATTTTGACTTCATTTTTGAGTTTGAGTAAGTCGCTAGACTGCTAAGTATCGCGTTTGTACATTAACAATAGCAATGCTATCTAAACCAATTACCACATAATAAAGACACTATATTTATGTTTCCCTCAGTTGCTAGTGGCAGTATTTCTCTATCAGTTGGTTCAAGAATAGAAGCGAAAGATTTTGGTGATGAATGGCATCCAGCAGAGATTGTGGAGGTTGATTATGACGAGATGGAAGTTTTGGTTCGTTATGAGCCATACAACAAGAGGTAGGTAATGTTTGATATATGAAACTAATAAATAGGATTTTCATAGGatgctttaataaaattgtcttGTGGTCTTAATACATTATGAAGACTTTAATTCTCCTATCCCAAATtgcacaaaaaattacaaattgtaggtaattcatttttttaacatgtttcaTAAATGATTCATAATGTGTTTGTGTGgtactttttgtttgtttaatttgaatcgtacaattaatataaaaaaagtcagaaatacaaaaaaaataatttaatgcatgaaatgaaaaattaatacaaagtttaaaataaaaaaaataagctatttattactgagaaaaaaaaagtatttattctaatagtgtaaatactttttaaatcacCTATGTGAGTTTTCTCAATTGTCTTTTGTTTCTTCAATGAGTGAACACGCGATGCGCgctactttaatttttaaatggccgtgtacaatattatgatattgatATAAGTGTTGTGCTTGAGCCTAGGAATTTACATTTTGTGATTTCTAAAGATGTACCCATACGAGACACGATATAGATCGTTGCGCAGAAAATCCAGGTAACTATGGTTACTGTTTGTTTGGATACCTTTCCATTTATGACGTGGTTTTGCAACGCTTggattatattttgattgaattaaACAGATTTTTCGCAATGTATTACATATCGTATTCATCCATCCGTTAATGTAGTTGTATTTAACTTAGAGCAAATATTtactctataaataatataattttcaagcttttttaattcataactaTGGAATGAATGCTTGATTTGCTTGATTGTTACAACGGGTTTTCGTACATCAGTATAAAAGAACATTTCATTTTTGTCATAATTACTTTGGTTAATATGCACAAAAATATGCCGTGTGTCATGACCACGTAGAAGCATCGAGCATTTGCAATACCGGTATAATTACGGATTCATTAAGTCATAATTAATGTCTATATTACATTtgttatatatagaataatttacatataataaatatttatttgcagaaGTGTAAGACTCCAACCGCGTAAAAGTTGTAGACTGTAGCACTCAGAGATGTATTACTGATTGTTTTTAAACCCGGCGCAATAGTCCAAGAGATTGCCGCGTTCAGACAAAGAAAACCTTTAGCTTTGTAACTAATACATTATAGTAAAGAATCCGATTCGGCTTTGTATTAGCCATGTACTTAAACGGCCGTATTGCTCACAAAAATGTCAATGGAATAATTTCTTTACTCAGTATTTCGCGGCACGACGAATGGATTAGCGTGAGCAGCCCTCGTTTGAGACCAACAACTTCTAGCGCTACTGCTAAGCGTGACACAGTTGAAGATAAGATGCCCGAACCGGTCGCACAAGTGAAGGAAGAAATTAAAGAAGTGAAGGTGGAAGAGAAAGCGAAGTTAACGTTCACGGTGGGAGAGAGATGTCTGGCGCGGTGGAGGGATAACAGGAGATTCATGGCCACCATACAAAATGATTTAGGCAATGGTAAGGAACTAGTTTCAGTGTGtaggtaatataattttaatagttaaatGTTGCTTATGTATGtgcattttgaaaaataatactttttggtaTGTTTGTCGTGTGGTTAACATAGGAAAAATATTTGGTCGTTACGTCAAATTGAAACTTAGCTAAATCCCAAATTATATATACGCGGGGATCAAATTAGTGGCCTCTTACTTCACAGCCATCGCCCCAGCGACACtaagtttaataacaaaaatatatttcacaggTACCTATGAAATTATATTCGACGACGGTTTCTACTGGAAATGCAACGTGTCAAGACTGTATAAATGGAAACAAACTGGAAAGAATGATCTTTTGACTGTTGATACATCACTACATTCCCCAATAGGGGTCCCATCGCCTATACAAGTTGGAGGTCCAAGCACGGCAGCTGCACCTCCCATCCCTACAAGTTTCCACACACATCTTTTTGACCCAACTCGTGACTACCTCAGTTCCAAAAGTGAACGACGCGAAATGaagagaaaattaaatataaaggagatatttaatattggtcaaaagaaacaaaaaaccaaATCCGATAAAGTAAAAAAGCCAAGAATAATCAGAAGGACTCCTAAAGTTAAAAGTGAACCTGTTAAAAAAGAACTGAAGGTTGAACTTAAAAGGGATATACCAGGTGAGcacaatattgtttgttttttattttggttaaatTCTCGAcctttcttaaaattattagattgtTTGAATCACCTAAGTgtcatataatgaaatattaggTCACagggtttattttaattattctgtcatttatattacaaagctTCTTACTGttaccatattattttaagcACCATACAATATTATGAATCGTAGATGCTGTTGCTTCTATCATTGGCACAGTGAAAAAAGACGAAATAGGgatagaagaaataaaaactgaagacgttattgaagtaaaacttgAAGAAATAGACAAGGATGATTTAGAAGTTACAGATGTTACAGAATCCAAAGATGATGTACAGGTAGCGGATGATTTTACAATGGATCCATTTAAAGCAGAATTAGACCCtgtaagtagtagtagtaaacGCTTTAGTCTAGTaactagttattttattttgaaatgttcaGTTGCGGTTCTGGGAGGTTAtaatcaatgtaataaaaaaatattttagatcaCTAAATATATTCCTGTGTAGACTAAAGAGAATACTTTACTGTGGTGAATAGAACATCAATATTTTTGGTGTCGCGTATCCCAATACATGAGATATGCGAGTACCATATGCCATCAACAGAATATTCGCTAGCATTGCCATAGAAAGAGTAAATTTTGATgccgattttattattatattaattatgaggAAAGGGTTAATGATGTCATTACAATATCACCTGGATGGAGTTTCTGACGCAGCGAAAATTAGTACAAATATTATCCTAACAAGGCCTCAGGTCAGGGTTCGTATGCAAGAGCCGCCACCGAATGTGTTGtaatttttgatattgttaAGTTGTATTTCATATATACTTTTTGATTTATGTCTGTTTTCAATACACAATGCCAAACTTAAACTTCCATccagagaataaaaaaaatatatattttgtaagcatgtcaGCAGAAACTTCATTCTGATTGGCCCATTACTGTGatggattgaaaaaaaataacaattgggatcgtttattgaaaaaggcagctataaatatttagattgcTCCGAATATGCTAGTATGTCTTAGTACCTATTACTAGCAACATAGATGCCGTagccataaaattatttttaacgaggctttttatttatattattttgtaacacaaTATGTTTTCTTTCGTGCTTGtggtaatgttttttttgaaacaaattatgatgttattaatcattattaatagcCATTACAATAATGAGCTAGTGgcttaaaattacaaagtacaaGACACTGCAATGCGCTCTCTGAGACAAGAGATCTCGTAATATTGCAACACTGAGATTTGCGGAGTAGCTTAGCTGGAGTGGATTAAGCGAAGCCTTGGATTCGTTCTTTGGACATGCACGGCACAAATCTGTTTTTTTAAGCTATTTATGTCCCAAGTTatgtattctttaaaatatggTTTGGCTGAACGGCTATGGATAGTGGATAAGAAATCTGTGTACCTCGAAGTTATCGATTTTTACCTATGTGCTTGGTAAGTTTGTTGTTAAAGTGTATGTAgggtaatatatttaataattcttataacaTTTAGGTACATGAAGAAGACGTGAAACTTGAAAAATTTGATGAACAAGACAGTAAGCACGAAGAAGTAATCGATAGGATGAAAGAAGTTATCAACAAATTGGAAGGTGGTCTGAAAGAGGACACGTTGAATGCTCTCAAAGTAGATAATAAGGAAGAAACTCCAATACCTACGAAACTTGAAGCAATTCAGGCTAAAACTGAAGAACCAATAGAAAACGTAGTCGTAGATGTCGTCGCAGAGGCCAACACTCCAGTAAAAGTGAAATCTAAAAAGCTATCGAAGATTAAGAAAAGTAAGAAACTGAGAATGTTGCAGGAGAAGAAGGTAAAGAAACAAGTGCAAAAAGTAAAAAGCGAACTGGAAGAGATGAAAAAACAGGTGGAAGAGATGAGGAAGCAGATGTTGTTGAAGACGCAGGAGTTTGCGAAGGGACAATCGGAGATGCCGGAGAGCTTCCTGTTGCCTGGAGAGTGGTGTTGTCGGTGGCTGAACGGGCAACCGGTGGGGACGGTTAGTGAGATCGAGTGCGAGACTAAAGTTAATGGTGATGGGAAACCTGGATTGCCGCGACGAAGTGTTCAGGTAAATAATACCACAGTAATTATTACCCTAGGGCTTAAGAAAAGCTAgcttagtataaatatatatatttttgattttgctCTAGTTTGTATTGTATCTTATGTAATTTTAACGTTAAAAAGTATGCGGCATTTTTTAGAAATACTAAAGGTTCGTCGGTAATTTAGGCCCTGTAATTGGTACGTATTGTattggtaattataataatttctttctaaATCAAAGGTTGAAGATAAGCGGTTACCAGTCGGTTGGACAAAACATATGGTACGCAGAAGCTTGGGACATTCAGCTGGCAAGTGGGACGTCGTACTTGTTAGGTGAGTTGATTAAGTCGTGAGAGTAATGTAGATTTAATATGCAATGGtgtaaatcaatttattattactatgtatAAGATAGACAAAGCTTTTGGGTAGTTTGATGTATTCGAGGGAGTGATAATAAGCATCTTATTTGTAGACCCGGTTTTTGCCATAGTTTTAGTCTGGTTCTACCAGTTTGAGtgtttttgtaacattaaacatcatttttacaataaaaatcctTCATTGCGCAGCCCCGAAAATCGCCGTTTCCACACAAAGACGGATATGCGTAATTACCTCGAAAATTATCCCGATGAGTCCCTGAAGCCGTACGAAGCTGCACTCATGGACTTTGGGGTACATTTGAAGTTGGCTCGACGCATGGGATGGATCACCACCACTCCGGGAGGCGTTGCCGATGGACCCACACTACCTCGTGGGACCTTGCATAGCACTTCACCCTTGGTTAAAAGGAAAAAGCTGAAGAAGTCGGACAGGAAAAACCGTCGGCAGAAGAAAAACAAATTGACGTTCAGGATGAAGTTGGCTTTGGCTTCTCAGAATGTAAGTAGGAAATAGTTATGTTCTTAAGATCTACTTTTACTCGTTGTAATGTCACTTAAGACACGACATCAGTTTCTTAGTCAAACATGACAAATACTTGTAGAAAAAGAAATAGAATGGAGAATTGAACAACAGTACTTCAGTGATTAGCTTAAAGACTCGTCACTGCATAATTGCTGTCTGTGATCGTaagcttataaatattatgttagatTGATTGTTTGTACACAGATTGTTGACGAGATTGGTATGGAAACCACTTCTGATTCCGTGGCAACGCCGGAACCCGTGCTTGACACTATTACCTTAGAAGACGGATATGGTGGGTATACTAATTACAacgtaatattttcttataattatctGATGTCTGTTaatgtgataattttttttagtgtaCGTCGGCTCCCTTAAAGTTCAAATAATAGACAATCTCCTCCGATGTCCTGCTGAAGGATGCTTCAAGAATTTCAGAAACAACACATTGTTGCAAATGCACATCAAACATTATCATAGAGAATTAAGGGAGAAGCTAGGTGACACACCGAAAGTTCTCGATTTGGCATATGCCAGAACTATGCCACTAGATCCAGAGCCAGTAAGGCAAGTGGAGAGTAAGGTTATAAAGGTGAAGATCGCCAAGCCGAAGCGTGAGGAACCCAAAGTTGAAGTAACTGAAACTAAACCCGATTTGCTCATTGATATAGCACCCAAAACTCCAGTTAGTCAAGATAGTGAGAGTATACCTAAAGTCCAAGACTCGCCTAAGTTGCGTGATGCGTTAGTCAACAAGCCAGTGAAGAGACCAAAAGTATTGCTTCCAGTTAGAAGGCCGGAGTTCGACCCGGAGCCAATGAATGTAGATGATTATGAAGAGCTGCCAGAAACTGCGCTCGATAAATATTGTGTGACGGAACCATTAGATTTTGAGACAGCGATCTCTACGCATACTGTGACTAAACCTGCGGGTGAAAAACGGAAGAAAGATAAGAATCTCAAATCCTTAACGTTGATGTCGCAAAAGGCGAGCGAAGATGAGGAATGGTTTGCGAACTCTGATTTCGAGACGCAGTCCAGTTTCCCGCGGTCTGGAACGCCTGACTCTAAATCGATGGAGATGCAAACAGTTAAGACGCGGGCTTTGACGCCGGAATCTACCGAAGAGCTCAAGGACTCACAGAAGTACACGTACACAGAAAGTGAGTATAAATTATTGCATTGCATCA
The sequence above is drawn from the Manduca sexta isolate Smith_Timp_Sample1 chromosome 28, JHU_Msex_v1.0, whole genome shotgun sequence genome and encodes:
- the LOC115442081 gene encoding uncharacterized protein LOC115442081 isoform X4 — its product is MYPYETRYRSLRRKSSISRHDEWISVSSPRLRPTTSSATAKRDTVEDKMPEPVAQVKEEIKEVKVEEKAKLTFTVGERCLARWRDNRRFMATIQNDLGNGTYEIIFDDGFYWKCNVSRLYKWKQTGKNDLLTVDTSLHSPIGVPSPIQVGGPSTAAAPPIPTSFHTHLFDPTRDYLSSKSERREMKRKLNIKEIFNIGQKKQKTKSDKVKKPRIIRRTPKVKSEPVKKELKVELKRDIPDAVASIIGTVKKDEIGIEEIKTEDVIEVKLEEIDKDDLEVTDVTESKDDVQVADDFTMDPFKAELDPVHEEDVKLEKFDEQDSKHEEVIDRMKEVINKLEGGLKEDTLNALKVDNKEETPIPTKLEAIQAKTEEPIENVVVDVVAEANTPVKVKSKKLSKIKKSKKLRMLQEKKVKKQVQKVKSELEEMKKQVEEMRKQMLLKTQEFAKGQSEMPESFLLPGEWCCRWLNGQPVGTVSEIECETKVNGDGKPGLPRRSVQVEDKRLPVGWTKHMVRRSLGHSAGKWDVVLVSPENRRFHTKTDMRNYLENYPDESLKPYEAALMDFGVHLKLARRMGWITTTPGGVADGPTLPRGTLHSTSPLVKRKKLKKSDRKNRRQKKNKLTFRMKLALASQNIVDEIGMETTSDSVATPEPVLDTITLEDGYVYVGSLKVQIIDNLLRCPAEGCFKNFRNNTLLQMHIKHYHRELREKLGDTPKVLDLAYARTMPLDPEPVRQVESKVIKVKIAKPKREEPKVEVTETKPDLLIDIAPKTPVSQDSESIPKVQDSPKLRDALVNKPVKRPKVLLPVRRPEFDPEPMNVDDYEELPETALDKYCVTEPLDFETAISTHTVTKPAGEKRKKDKNLKSLTLMSQKASEDEEWFANSDFETQSSFPRSGTPDSKSMEMQTVKTRALTPESTEELKDSQKYTYTENGERVKIVHMKREEIINCHCGYREEDGLMVQCELCLCWQHALCHNIQSEAQVPEKYTCSICLNPRRGRWSQRFLHDQDRLYEGLLPGARPCDLLRRSHELSGNLLRIQDALHALRVKCFVASKKDHPKLYLWAKDWEHAEISYTQEKLNSDYSDLNIMINTVGKENMPIKPEEMKDMQLGLPSDDADLERFSQRDNQLSSHVLLTSLLSSPGGASLELPISTSELETLAKTVQEQECAVAAAAVGVSGPQPEAAIENGACRVRLLRHLQRCHALVDARLDSIEAQVAELESQDPSFEDDETPDFFPRTKQTVQMLLRDLDTMEELGIIT